The Chlorocebus sabaeus isolate Y175 chromosome 9, mChlSab1.0.hap1, whole genome shotgun sequence genome includes a window with the following:
- the PROSER2 gene encoding proline and serine-rich protein 2 yields MPVTHQKSDASDMNSDTSPNCRLRAFSRGGSLESRSSSSRSRSFTLDDESLKYLTHEEKDVLLFFEETIDSLDEDFEEPVLCDGGVCCLCSPSLEDSTSSPSEPEDVIDLVQPAPGAGEAKGLPEETQAAGPAPAGKEHRKQDAETPPPLDPPAPETLPPAPPPVPSTPDPPKRELRAPSPPAEHPRLLRSVPTPLVIAQKISERLAGNEALSPTSPSREGRPEEWRTPAAWGPRSRDPGPGPSRPAQPKAPRFPSNIIVTNGAAREPHRTLSRAAVSVQERRAQVLATIHGHAGAFPTAGDVGEGASGGGSSPTQVARGQGLPGPAESLQAGGQAPRGPALANGFPSAHEALKSTHSAFAPTGKSLCFRPGPALPSARARQSFPGPRQPDGAQDWRLADSLPRPQGITVQFAGRGSSEEARREALRKLGLLRESS; encoded by the exons ATGCCTGTAACTCACCAGAAATCAGACGCATCTGACATGAACTCGGACACGTCCCCCAACTGCAGGCTCCGAGCCTTCAGCAGAGGCGGCAGCCTGGAGAGTCGAAGCAGCAGCTCTCGCTCCAGAAGCTTCACTTTG GATGATGAGAGCCTGAAGTACCTCACCCATGAGGAAAAGGACGTCCTCCTGTTTTTTGAGGAGACAATTGACTCCCTGGACGAGGACTTTGAGGAGCCAGTGCTGTGTGATGGGGGAGTGTGCTGCCTCTGCTCCCCGTCTCTGGAGGACAGCACCTCCAGTCCCTCCGAGCCAGAAGATGTCATCGACTTAGTGCAGCCAGCACCTGGCGCCGGGGAAGCCAAGGGCCTCCCAGAGGAGACGCAGGCAGCAG GGCCTGCACCTGCCGGGAAGGAGCACAGGAAACAAGATGCTGAGACTCCTCCACCTCTGGATCCCCCAGCTCCCGAGACCCTTCCTCCTGCGCCACCGCCCGTGCCCAGCACCCCCGACCCCCCCAAGAGGGAGCTGCGTGCCCCTTCCCCGCCAGCGGAGCACCCCAGACTCCTGCGCTCCGTTCCCACGCCCCTCGTTATTGCGCAGAAGATTTCCGAGAGGTTGGCGGGAAACGAAGCCCTCTCGCCCACATCCCCATCCAGGGAGGGCCGGCCCGAGGAGTGGAGGACACCGGCCGCCTGGGGGCCCCGCAGCAGAGACCCCGGCCCGGGGCCCAGTCGCCCGGCGCAGCCCAAGGCCCCCCGCTTCCCCAGCAACATCATCGTCACCAACGGCGCGGCCCGGGAGCCCCACAGGACCCTGTCCAGGGCGGCCGTCAGCGTGCAGGAGCGCAGGGCGCAGGTGCTGGCCACCATCCACGGCCACGCCGGCGCCTTCCCCACGGCAGGGGATGTGGGCGAGGGGGCCTCGGGGGGCGGCTCCTCCCCGACGCAGGTGGCACGTGGCCAGGGCCTGCCTGGCCCCGCTGAGAGTCTCCAGGCAGGGGGTCAGGCTCCGCGGGGCCCGGCGCTGGCCAACGGCTTCCCGAGTGCGCACGAGGCCCTGAAGAGCACACACAGCGCCTTCGCGCCCACCGGGAAGTCCCTCTGCTTCCGCCCCGGCCCGGCCCTGCCCAGCGCGCGGGCCCGCCAGAGCTTCCCCGGGCCGCGGCAGCCCGACGGTGCCCAGGACTGGCGCCTCGCAGACTCCCTGCCCCGGCCTCAGGGCATCACCGTGCAGTTCGCAGGCCGCGGCTCCTCGGAGGAGGCGCGCAGGGAGGCGCTGCGGAAGCTGGGGCTGCTCAGGGAGAGCTCGTGA